From a single Fulvivirga ulvae genomic region:
- a CDS encoding tetratricopeptide repeat protein has protein sequence MNQTAQDFFIRGMASCQGENYSEAIAFFSQALSIDSGHTEALYNRAKSRFKLRKFEEALGDFSKLIEQEPQNAFYFSERAVAYHLSGDNKKALEDLDQAVILEPNKPFRYSSRAFIRERAGDLKGAIEDYEKTIALDPEDAIAFNNKGLVEEKLGYKEKALKSFENADRLDPAYDHEKAKKHDPPKPKPATNIKKPEPVEQAGYREKLTLTGYLRLVKRIVTTKSERKEFRSFLKGILKKKT, from the coding sequence ATGAACCAGACAGCACAGGACTTCTTTATTAGAGGTATGGCTTCCTGCCAAGGTGAAAACTACTCCGAAGCGATAGCATTTTTCAGCCAGGCCCTCTCCATAGACTCTGGACATACAGAAGCTCTTTATAATCGCGCAAAATCGAGGTTTAAACTTCGAAAATTCGAGGAGGCCTTGGGGGATTTCAGTAAGCTTATAGAACAGGAGCCGCAAAATGCATTTTATTTTAGTGAAAGAGCTGTTGCATACCATCTTTCCGGAGATAATAAAAAGGCATTGGAAGACCTTGACCAGGCAGTTATTCTGGAACCAAACAAACCTTTCAGATACTCCAGCCGGGCTTTTATCAGGGAACGTGCCGGAGACCTAAAGGGAGCAATAGAAGATTACGAAAAGACTATTGCCCTCGACCCGGAAGATGCTATCGCCTTTAATAACAAAGGACTGGTAGAGGAGAAACTAGGCTACAAAGAAAAAGCACTGAAGAGTTTTGAGAACGCTGACCGACTCGACCCTGCTTATGATCATGAAAAGGCAAAAAAACACGACCCACCTAAACCAAAGCCTGCTACAAACATCAAAAAGCCTGAGCCAGTTGAGCAGGCAGGATATCGGGAAAAGCTGACATTGACAGGCTATTTGCGCCTTGTAAAAAGAATAGTAACTACTAAATCAGAAAGAAAAGAGTTTAGGTCATTCCTAAAGGGTATTTTGAAGAAAAAAACTTGA
- a CDS encoding glycosyltransferase family 2 protein: MKELIEICFWICIFIVVYSYVGYGFLLFLLVKIKRAFGSQRSIPDISKYPEVTHVIAAYNEEDCIRQKIENSLNIDYPADKLKVLIVTDGSTDETMNIIKSYPEVQHYHEDSRNGKIAAVNRVIRFIKSPVIVFSDANTTLNNDAIKNIARHFNDSEVGLVAGEKRVLSKDADGAAASGEGFYWKYESKLKQWDSELHSVVGAAGELFAVRTNLFDPVDENIIIEDFYISLKIAMNGHRVVYEPDAYAMESGSASVKEELKRKIRIAAGGIQAIVKLAPLLNIFRYGMLSFQYISHRVLRWTLAPLALPLIFITNFYLARYGGQLYQLIFALQLVFYLFSTIGWILQNNNLKFKMFFIPYYFTMMNYAVYRGFLRYVNGTQSAVWDKAKRAQA, from the coding sequence ATGAAGGAACTTATTGAAATTTGTTTTTGGATATGCATATTCATTGTTGTTTATTCTTACGTTGGCTATGGGTTTCTGCTTTTCCTTCTGGTCAAAATTAAGAGAGCATTCGGCTCTCAAAGATCGATACCTGACATTTCAAAATACCCTGAAGTGACCCATGTCATTGCAGCCTATAATGAAGAAGATTGTATTCGACAAAAAATCGAAAACTCACTTAACATTGATTACCCTGCTGACAAGCTCAAAGTTCTAATTGTAACTGACGGGTCTACAGACGAAACAATGAATATCATTAAAAGTTACCCGGAGGTACAGCACTATCATGAAGACAGTAGAAATGGAAAGATTGCAGCTGTCAATCGTGTTATCAGGTTCATAAAGTCACCGGTCATTGTCTTTTCAGATGCCAACACTACGCTCAATAACGACGCTATAAAGAACATAGCCCGTCATTTCAATGATTCCGAAGTGGGTTTGGTAGCAGGTGAAAAGAGGGTACTCTCTAAGGATGCAGATGGCGCGGCCGCTTCGGGGGAAGGCTTCTACTGGAAGTATGAGTCAAAACTTAAGCAATGGGATTCTGAACTACACTCTGTAGTAGGGGCCGCAGGTGAGTTATTTGCGGTAAGAACCAACCTTTTTGACCCGGTGGATGAAAATATTATTATTGAGGATTTTTATATCTCCCTTAAAATAGCAATGAATGGACATAGAGTGGTTTATGAGCCGGACGCTTATGCTATGGAATCAGGCTCTGCTTCTGTAAAAGAGGAACTAAAAAGAAAAATACGGATTGCTGCCGGAGGCATACAGGCAATAGTCAAACTGGCACCACTGCTTAATATTTTCAGGTATGGCATGCTAAGCTTCCAATATATATCTCACCGCGTATTGAGGTGGACACTTGCTCCTTTGGCATTACCTCTCATCTTTATTACTAATTTCTACCTGGCGCGCTATGGAGGTCAGCTTTACCAGTTAATCTTTGCCCTCCAGTTAGTCTTCTACTTGTTTTCAACAATCGGATGGATTTTGCAAAATAATAACCTGAAATTCAAAATGTTCTTTATTCCTTATTACTTCACTATGATGAACTATGCTGTTTACAGGGGTTTCCTGAGATATGTGAACGGAACTCAATCTGCGGTTTGGGATAAGGCAAAAAGAGCGCAGGCTTAA
- a CDS encoding MBG domain-containing protein — translation MTATYCCVSLYAWAQSPAFTSVPVETGTFDALYTYDITTSGQVIISREILLTSGTFPDGITLTDNGDGTALMEGTPTETGSFPIELTVRETLFPINNDVQAFTLTIDKAAATVTLGTTSVVYSGSPQSATAATTPPGLTVDFTYDESSSPPTEVGTYVLEATINDENYEGSASGTFEITKAPATVTLGTTSVIYNGSPQSATATTTPPGLTVDFTYDGSSSPPTEVGTYVLEATINDENYEGSASGTFEITKAPATVTLGTTSVVYNGSPQSATAATTPPGLTVDFTYDGSNSPLTEVGSYALEATINDENYEGSASGTFEITKAPATVTLGTTSVVYNGSPQSATATTTPTGLAVDFTYNGSSSPPTEVGSYALEATIIDGNYEGSASGTFEITKANATITLGTTSVVYNGSGQSATATTSPADLDLIFTYDGSTSLPVNAGTYALEVTIDDPDYEGSVSGTFEITKAPATVTLGTTSVAYNGSPQSATATTSPSGLTVNFTYDGSASPPTSVGTYALLATINDANYEGSASGTFEITKANAAVSFTSLSAVFDGTPKMAAVTTTPSGLSVSFTYNGSPTPPTNAGSYNVVATVADPNYTGSASDVFVIQKGTATITFGSLAFIYDGTAKSATATTSPSGLAVNFTYNGSLTAPVNAGSYVVQATVNTPNYSGLATNTLTISKAAASITISNLNQNYDGSPKPVTVTTVPSGLTTIVTYNGSTAVPSASGSYAVQVTINETNYSGSASNTLKINAPPTTSGIADVPVNEDAANYFINLRNSFNDAEDGSLLTYSIVANTNPSLFADLFITSSGGVRRLTIDFAPDKYGDADITIRATDSGGLWVEDQFHVSVASVQDIPKIISDPVNGILQGENYYYEVIATDADEADVLTYTNVFKPAWLTFTDNGGGIAELSGVAAVSDIGDHFVSLEVSDNNGNKHTQNFTISVAASNEQPVFTSTPVTSVAEDAPYTYNITTTDPDNNNRTITAPTLPSWLTFTDHGNGTATLQGTPSNSNVGSHAVLLRVTDIFGISSDQSFSIAVSNTNDAPEFTSSPVISAKQSVTYTYSITTTDVDAGDSRSIVSTTTLPAWLSLTDNGNGSATLTGVHPVSETNNLTYPINLKVQDTGGASDTQSFTITVQYENNPPTLDPIADLSPVNEDAGAVTVPLSGITAGTGESQQLTVSAVSDNTDLINNFTINYTSPEPAGSLVFQPVADAYGSATVTVTVQDDGAAVKNSIVRTFLVTVNPINDKPVFTSSVSDIRVIVGEEYVYNITTYDADAGDVLAITGDIAAPWLSLSDTGDGTAVLSGTVPSDATGDFLVTLTVTDMLGEFSTQSYTIGINRLPVVSDVGITVNEDEGYSLGVSDFSTGYQDPDGDNIDRIRIETLPSLMGSFEWKGTALKPGDEVQVAGGNISGLIYTGPKDQSGQTTFNWSAYDGYNWSQQSAKATINIVSVNDVPFLTHADDTLYYSQGDAARSITETLIINDVDNADMAGATIKIETGYVNGEDVLLYDNTLNANITGSFEASQGVLTLSGADKRSAYEDALANVQYRNTVLGVTDVLNKSVSVTVSDGIETSNKIIRQIKIAEVLPEVKIFSAFTPNEDGSNDTWYFDNLGFYSVIKISVFDEKGIKVFNCSTNDCQWDGTYNGKPLAAGPYFYTIDLNNGKRKYKGTVTIFK, via the coding sequence ATGACAGCAACATATTGTTGTGTGTCATTGTATGCATGGGCTCAATCTCCGGCTTTTACAAGTGTACCTGTAGAAACTGGCACTTTTGATGCACTCTATACCTATGATATTACTACAAGTGGCCAGGTAATTATTTCACGTGAGATATTACTTACCTCTGGTACTTTTCCGGATGGCATTACCCTGACTGATAACGGTGATGGGACTGCGCTAATGGAAGGTACACCCACTGAAACGGGTAGTTTTCCCATCGAATTAACCGTGCGTGAGACCCTTTTTCCTATAAATAATGATGTTCAGGCTTTCACACTGACTATTGATAAAGCTGCCGCAACGGTTACCTTAGGCACGACCAGTGTAGTATACAGCGGCTCCCCTCAATCAGCCACCGCAGCAACCACACCGCCCGGGCTGACAGTTGATTTCACCTATGACGAATCCAGCTCGCCGCCGACAGAGGTAGGGACCTATGTTTTGGAAGCCACTATCAATGATGAGAACTATGAAGGGTCAGCCAGTGGCACCTTTGAGATCACCAAAGCACCGGCAACGGTTACGTTGGGTACAACCAGCGTGATATACAACGGCTCCCCTCAATCAGCCACCGCAACAACTACACCACCCGGGTTGACAGTTGATTTCACCTATGACGGATCCAGCTCGCCGCCGACAGAGGTAGGGACCTATGTTTTGGAAGCCACAATCAATGATGAGAACTATGAAGGGTCAGCCAGTGGCACCTTTGAGATCACCAAAGCACCGGCAACGGTTACGTTGGGTACAACCAGCGTGGTATACAACGGTTCCCCTCAATCAGCCACCGCAGCAACCACACCGCCCGGGCTGACAGTTGATTTCACCTATGACGGATCCAACTCGCCGCTGACAGAGGTAGGAAGCTATGCTTTGGAAGCCACAATCAATGATGAGAACTATGAAGGGTCAGCCAGTGGTACCTTTGAGATCACCAAAGCACCGGCAACGGTTACGTTGGGTACAACCAGCGTGGTATACAACGGCTCCCCGCAGTCGGCCACCGCCACGACCACACCAACCGGGTTGGCTGTTGATTTCACCTATAACGGATCCAGCTCGCCGCCGACAGAGGTAGGAAGCTATGCTTTGGAAGCCACAATCATTGATGGGAATTATGAAGGATCGGCCAGCGGTACTTTTGAAATTACAAAGGCAAACGCTACCATAACTCTTGGTACGACCAGTGTGGTTTATAATGGTTCAGGACAGTCGGCAACAGCTACTACCAGTCCGGCGGATCTGGATTTGATCTTCACTTATGACGGTTCAACCAGCTTGCCGGTAAATGCGGGCACATATGCCCTTGAAGTAACTATAGATGATCCGGATTATGAAGGGTCAGTCAGTGGCACCTTTGAGATTACCAAAGCGCCGGCAACTGTTACTTTGGGCACTACCAGCGTAGCATACAATGGTTCCCCTCAATCCGCAACAGCCACAACAAGTCCATCTGGTCTTACAGTTAACTTCACCTACGACGGATCGGCTTCACCACCTACCAGTGTTGGTACCTATGCATTATTGGCCACTATTAATGATGCTAACTATGAAGGTTCGGCTTCTGGCACATTTGAAATTACCAAGGCTAATGCCGCTGTCTCATTTACTTCATTAAGCGCTGTGTTTGACGGAACTCCTAAAATGGCAGCAGTTACGACAACCCCGTCAGGGCTCTCTGTTTCGTTTACCTACAATGGTTCGCCTACTCCACCTACGAATGCCGGTAGTTATAATGTAGTTGCTACAGTGGCTGATCCTAATTACACGGGGTCAGCAAGCGATGTGTTTGTGATTCAGAAGGGAACGGCCACCATTACTTTTGGTAGCCTGGCGTTTATATATGATGGTACAGCTAAAAGTGCAACTGCGACAACCAGTCCTTCAGGACTTGCGGTAAATTTCACCTATAACGGTTCTTTGACGGCTCCTGTTAATGCGGGAAGCTATGTAGTGCAGGCTACAGTGAACACACCAAATTATTCAGGGTTGGCAACCAATACACTTACTATCAGTAAGGCCGCTGCTTCTATAACTATTTCAAACCTTAATCAAAACTATGACGGGAGCCCTAAACCTGTAACGGTCACGACCGTACCTTCAGGGTTAACGACCATTGTTACCTATAATGGTTCCACAGCGGTACCTTCGGCCTCGGGTTCTTATGCGGTACAGGTTACAATCAATGAAACAAATTACAGCGGGTCTGCTTCAAATACCTTGAAAATAAATGCACCTCCAACTACGTCGGGCATTGCAGATGTGCCTGTAAATGAAGATGCTGCAAATTATTTTATTAATCTGCGAAATTCGTTTAATGATGCGGAAGATGGAAGTTTGTTAACTTATTCCATTGTTGCTAATACTAACCCTTCTCTATTTGCTGATCTGTTTATAACCTCTTCAGGTGGGGTAAGGAGGCTTACTATCGATTTTGCTCCTGATAAATACGGAGATGCTGATATCACGATAAGAGCGACCGATAGTGGCGGGCTCTGGGTAGAGGATCAGTTTCATGTAAGCGTAGCCTCTGTGCAGGATATACCCAAAATAATTTCTGATCCTGTAAATGGTATTCTACAAGGGGAAAACTACTATTATGAAGTGATTGCTACTGATGCTGATGAAGCAGATGTCTTAACTTATACTAATGTATTTAAACCGGCATGGCTCACTTTTACTGATAATGGAGGTGGCATAGCGGAGCTGTCGGGCGTTGCCGCTGTTTCTGATATAGGTGATCATTTTGTTTCATTGGAGGTAAGTGACAATAATGGAAATAAACACACTCAGAACTTTACAATAAGTGTAGCAGCTTCTAATGAGCAACCGGTCTTTACATCAACGCCGGTTACGTCCGTAGCAGAAGATGCACCATATACTTATAATATCACTACGACCGACCCCGACAATAACAACAGAACTATAACTGCTCCAACATTGCCTTCATGGCTAACTTTTACCGATCACGGAAACGGAACAGCTACACTTCAAGGAACACCGAGTAATTCAAATGTAGGTAGCCATGCAGTATTGTTAAGAGTAACAGATATTTTCGGAATTTCCTCAGATCAATCATTCAGTATTGCCGTTTCCAACACTAATGATGCTCCTGAGTTTACCTCTTCGCCGGTGATATCCGCAAAGCAAAGTGTAACTTATACTTATAGCATCACTACCACTGATGTAGATGCAGGTGATAGCAGGTCTATTGTATCGACAACCACATTGCCTGCATGGCTTAGTCTTACTGATAATGGCAATGGATCTGCAACTTTGACGGGAGTCCATCCTGTAAGCGAGACTAACAATTTAACTTATCCCATTAACCTGAAGGTACAGGATACAGGCGGTGCCAGTGATACACAGTCCTTTACGATTACAGTTCAGTATGAAAATAACCCGCCAACTTTAGACCCTATTGCAGATCTTAGCCCTGTGAATGAAGATGCCGGTGCTGTCACGGTTCCGCTGAGTGGTATAACTGCCGGTACGGGTGAGAGCCAACAGCTAACAGTATCTGCCGTTTCTGACAATACTGACCTTATTAATAATTTCACCATTAATTATACAAGCCCGGAGCCTGCCGGCTCTTTGGTTTTTCAGCCTGTAGCAGATGCTTATGGCAGTGCCACCGTTACGGTAACCGTTCAGGATGATGGTGCAGCAGTGAAAAACAGTATAGTGCGTACATTTTTAGTAACTGTGAACCCGATAAATGATAAGCCGGTGTTTACCAGTAGTGTCTCAGATATTCGGGTAATTGTAGGAGAAGAGTATGTCTATAACATCACCACCTATGATGCGGATGCTGGTGATGTGCTTGCCATAACTGGTGACATTGCTGCTCCATGGCTATCCCTCTCTGATACCGGAGATGGTACCGCAGTGTTGTCCGGTACAGTGCCGTCTGATGCAACAGGCGATTTTCTGGTGACATTAACAGTGACCGATATGCTTGGAGAGTTTTCAACCCAGTCTTATACTATAGGTATTAACAGATTGCCGGTCGTCAGCGATGTTGGTATTACGGTTAATGAGGATGAAGGCTATTCATTAGGAGTTAGTGATTTTAGCACTGGCTATCAGGATCCGGATGGTGACAATATTGATAGAATCAGGATTGAAACTTTGCCCAGTCTGATGGGCAGTTTTGAATGGAAAGGGACGGCGCTGAAGCCAGGTGATGAGGTGCAGGTTGCGGGAGGCAATATTAGTGGCTTGATTTATACCGGGCCTAAAGATCAAAGTGGACAAACCACATTTAACTGGAGTGCTTACGACGGCTATAATTGGTCGCAACAATCTGCCAAAGCCACTATTAATATTGTTTCTGTAAATGACGTACCATTCCTTACCCATGCAGATGATACCCTTTACTATAGTCAGGGAGATGCGGCCCGATCGATAACTGAGACTTTAATTATAAACGATGTTGACAATGCTGATATGGCGGGTGCCACCATTAAGATTGAAACAGGTTATGTCAACGGAGAAGATGTGCTGCTTTACGATAATACATTAAATGCCAATATCACTGGTAGTTTTGAAGCCTCACAGGGAGTATTGACTCTTAGCGGTGCGGATAAGAGGTCTGCGTATGAAGATGCCCTGGCGAACGTACAATATCGAAATACGGTGTTGGGTGTTACAGATGTTTTAAACAAAAGCGTTTCCGTAACGGTAAGTGATGGCATTGAGACAAGTAATAAAATAATCAGGCAAATTAAAATTGCCGAAGTACTACCTGAAGTGAAAATTTTTAGTGCTTTTACGCCCAATGAGGATGGTTCGAACGATACCTGGTATTTCGACAATCTGGGTTTTTACTCGGTAATAAAGATATCGGTTTTTGACGAAAAAGGTATAAAGGTATTTAATTGTTCTACAAATGATTGTCAATGGGACGGTACGTATAATGGCAAACCATTGGCGGCGGGTCCTTACTTTTATACTATAGATCTTAATAATGGCAAACGTAAGTATAAGGGTACAGTAACTATATTTAAATAG
- a CDS encoding MBG domain-containing protein, giving the protein MIITFTSIYALLAAQPEFTSTPVEEGKLDENYEYNITTSDWWFFTREIILSGGTLPGGIELKDNGDGTAELEGKPNEAGTFPIEIMVRRVYDNTQYSVQSFTLTIHKKEGTITLHDLNVTYNGAPYIPGVTTSPSGLVVDLTYNGSATTPVNAGSYTVEATINDPQYEGNTSGILTIAKAHATVQLADISPIYNGSPRQASATTIPNGLAVDFLYDGEPIAPTNAGIYELMAVISDLNYTGSATGTFTIQKKEAVVTLSNLIAAYDGSAKPVTVTTDPAGLNVRVTYNGTVSPPVDKGTYAVEAEVREQNYFGEVRATLVINDNGDDGGDGTGGRPVISNLESEPILYRQGDPGIAVSQTLIINDFDDTEMEGATVMIDVNYFPDEDMLLYNNKENKNITADFDQEHGLLTLTGTDTRSNYEIALSKVHYKNRILGETNTVKKRVSITVDDGSYKSSPVSRDINIYVLPELDIVNAFTPNGDNVNDYWNFVNLELYSVISISIFDYNGTEVFRCQGEDCVWDGRYNGKLLPAGAYFYTIDLDNGKRKYRGTVTLLR; this is encoded by the coding sequence TTGATTATCACCTTTACCAGTATTTATGCTTTATTGGCTGCGCAACCTGAATTTACCAGTACTCCGGTAGAGGAAGGAAAGCTGGATGAAAATTATGAATATAACATTACTACAAGTGACTGGTGGTTCTTTACGAGAGAGATAATACTATCAGGTGGTACTTTGCCTGGCGGAATAGAATTAAAGGATAATGGTGATGGTACAGCAGAGCTGGAGGGGAAACCAAATGAGGCAGGAACTTTTCCTATAGAGATAATGGTGAGAAGAGTTTACGATAATACCCAATATTCGGTGCAGTCCTTCACCCTGACTATTCATAAAAAAGAGGGAACGATAACCCTTCATGACCTCAACGTCACTTATAACGGGGCGCCTTACATTCCGGGAGTAACAACTTCTCCTTCAGGGCTGGTTGTGGATCTTACCTATAATGGTTCAGCCACTACACCTGTAAATGCAGGTTCATATACAGTGGAAGCTACCATTAATGACCCCCAATATGAGGGTAATACCTCGGGAATACTCACTATTGCAAAGGCTCATGCCACTGTTCAGCTGGCTGATATTTCACCTATTTATAATGGAAGTCCCAGACAGGCATCTGCGACGACCATACCAAACGGACTGGCAGTTGATTTTTTGTATGATGGCGAGCCCATAGCTCCCACCAACGCGGGTATTTATGAATTGATGGCTGTTATCAGTGATCTCAATTATACAGGCAGTGCTACCGGCACTTTTACTATTCAGAAAAAAGAAGCAGTGGTAACGCTGTCAAACTTGATTGCGGCCTACGATGGTTCCGCTAAACCAGTGACCGTAACCACCGATCCGGCGGGATTAAACGTAAGGGTGACTTATAATGGTACAGTGTCTCCGCCAGTGGATAAAGGGACCTATGCAGTGGAAGCTGAGGTTCGTGAACAGAATTATTTTGGAGAAGTCAGAGCTACATTGGTAATCAATGATAATGGCGATGACGGAGGTGATGGCACAGGAGGACGACCAGTGATCAGTAATCTGGAGAGCGAGCCTATACTTTACCGTCAGGGCGACCCGGGAATAGCAGTGAGTCAAACATTGATCATTAATGATTTTGATGATACAGAAATGGAAGGAGCAACTGTAATGATTGACGTTAACTATTTCCCTGATGAAGATATGCTGCTGTATAATAATAAAGAAAATAAAAACATTACCGCTGACTTTGACCAAGAGCACGGCTTACTTACTTTAACGGGGACAGATACAAGGTCCAACTATGAAATAGCGCTGTCAAAGGTACATTATAAGAACAGGATTTTAGGGGAAACAAATACTGTCAAAAAACGCGTTTCCATAACTGTAGATGACGGATCATACAAGAGTAGTCCGGTTTCAAGAGATATAAATATTTATGTACTCCCCGAACTTGACATAGTAAATGCTTTTACTCCAAATGGAGATAATGTAAATGATTATTGGAATTTTGTAAATTTGGAACTTTATTCGGTAATCTCAATTTCGATATTTGATTACAACGGGACAGAGGTTTTTAGGTGTCAGGGAGAAGATTGTGTATGGGATGGTAGGTATAATGGTAAACTACTTCCTGCCGGGGCCTATTTTTATACCATTGACCTGGATAACGGAAAGAGAAAATACCGTGGTACGGTGACATTATTAAGATGA
- a CDS encoding PorP/SprF family type IX secretion system membrane protein gives MISKTQQIGLLLSLGLIFLSLKGYCQQQAFTQYYLNLPSVNPGYTGMEPFLDVKSAFRQRWNGFEDKNNSIYLSGYASLGRTSPTVFKNNSLRISNPEAYDKVANSNSLKRMHGVGGMVTSQTVGPFKSMSANLNYAYHLPLSRSTSLSMGTRVRYINYDINLNGYTFREESDPFIDMLRDSNGGKQQQFVGDFGMTLYSDKFYVGFSSSNLISESLGEGELLQLASDISYHATIGVQLDLSPVIDIYPGARVSHSDLYGVTWEANTRVRYDEMIYVGLTYENDVKAAVLFGLTFENKYSINYSYDYYLNDLREFTTGNHEFTLGIAIFNKYSTPARLW, from the coding sequence ATGATTAGCAAAACACAACAAATCGGTTTGTTGCTTTCTTTAGGGTTAATTTTTCTTAGCCTAAAGGGGTATTGCCAACAGCAGGCTTTTACACAGTATTATTTAAACCTACCTTCGGTAAACCCCGGATATACCGGAATGGAGCCTTTCCTTGATGTCAAGAGTGCTTTTCGGCAAAGATGGAATGGTTTTGAAGATAAAAATAACTCCATATACCTGAGCGGCTATGCTTCACTGGGGCGAACGTCTCCAACTGTTTTCAAAAACAATTCCCTGAGAATAAGCAATCCTGAAGCTTATGATAAAGTAGCTAATTCCAACTCTCTGAAACGGATGCACGGGGTAGGAGGTATGGTTACCTCTCAGACTGTTGGGCCTTTCAAGTCTATGTCCGCGAACCTTAATTATGCTTATCACTTGCCCTTATCTCGTAGTACAAGCTTATCAATGGGTACAAGGGTGAGGTATATAAACTATGATATTAACCTTAATGGCTACACCTTCAGAGAAGAGAGCGACCCGTTTATTGATATGCTCAGAGATTCAAATGGAGGAAAGCAACAACAGTTTGTTGGGGATTTCGGAATGACTCTCTACAGTGACAAATTTTATGTGGGATTTTCATCATCTAATTTAATTTCAGAATCCCTGGGAGAAGGAGAGTTGCTACAACTGGCCTCGGACATTTCGTATCATGCGACCATTGGTGTACAACTTGACCTAAGTCCGGTAATTGATATTTATCCCGGGGCGCGGGTGAGTCATAGTGACCTTTATGGGGTTACCTGGGAGGCCAATACCCGTGTAAGGTATGATGAAATGATCTATGTAGGGCTGACATATGAAAATGATGTAAAAGCTGCAGTACTTTTTGGTTTGACTTTTGAGAACAAGTATAGTATTAACTATTCCTATGACTATTATCTTAACGATCTAAGAGAATTTACTACCGGTAATCATGAATTTACGCTGGGAATAGCCATTTTTAATAAATATTCTACTCCTGCAAGGCTATGGTAA